Proteins encoded by one window of Candidatus Zixiibacteriota bacterium:
- a CDS encoding tetratricopeptide repeat protein, producing MRHIFIFLLIISVIAGCSKKPVDKAKQFIEAGMYGDAIPLLEEEIQKNPKNTEAHYLLGMAFLNLGEEDGASQSFDRAIKLDQKKYTKKTTEAYNKTGLNFLGQDTPAGVRRGLRYLDQALDTDASLKSEISKAYRDRGIALAKNDKSLSYTLLVRALELDPNLKRDNDFYYALYIEDVEDPELKNKGCEDFLSLFPESKHVEDVLYSMGNYQYYIADYQKAKQYFSQLGERYPDTELGKKAKVMVDNITKMEQEIGQAELERARKIKQMEIEKAERLKQMQIEAAEKQKQMEIERARLEKEAKIKESERQLQEAQARTIFEGTWILSYVYQGKNKVGKLNLDISGNILTGSLNTGFTLATIDAYCSVSGTVDGNSFSVKRTCDEWGGGQFQIWSGRVDPKNNRMQGTFTWKGNTYSFSGTKEK from the coding sequence GGAATGTACGGAGACGCTATTCCTCTTCTGGAAGAGGAAATACAGAAAAACCCAAAGAACACAGAAGCTCATTACTTACTGGGAATGGCTTTTCTAAATTTAGGAGAAGAAGACGGAGCTAGTCAGTCCTTTGACAGGGCTATTAAGTTAGACCAGAAGAAGTATACCAAAAAAACAACCGAAGCCTATAACAAGACTGGTCTCAATTTCTTAGGTCAGGACACGCCTGCTGGGGTCAGAAGAGGATTGAGGTATCTTGACCAGGCACTGGATACAGATGCATCACTCAAATCAGAAATCTCAAAAGCTTATCGAGATAGAGGGATTGCGCTTGCAAAAAACGACAAATCGCTTAGTTATACATTATTGGTCAGAGCCCTTGAATTGGATCCGAATCTAAAACGAGACAACGATTTTTATTATGCTCTATACATAGAAGATGTGGAGGATCCTGAACTTAAAAACAAAGGTTGCGAAGATTTTCTATCGCTCTTCCCTGAGAGTAAACATGTTGAAGATGTCCTTTACTCAATGGGCAACTATCAATATTATATAGCAGATTATCAAAAGGCAAAACAGTACTTTAGTCAACTTGGTGAACGGTATCCAGATACTGAGTTGGGCAAGAAAGCCAAGGTTATGGTGGACAACATCACAAAGATGGAACAGGAAATAGGACAAGCAGAGCTAGAAAGAGCAAGGAAGATAAAGCAAATGGAAATTGAAAAGGCGGAGAGGCTAAAGCAAATGCAAATTGAGGCAGCGGAAAAACAGAAGCAAATGGAAATCGAAAGGGCAAGGCTAGAAAAAGAGGCTAAAATTAAAGAATCAGAACGTCAGTTACAAGAGGCACAAGCTCGCACAATATTTGAAGGAACCTGGATACTTAGCTATGTATATCAAGGCAAGAATAAGGTAGGAAAGTTAAATCTGGACATTTCTGGCAATATTTTGACTGGTAGTTTGAATACCGGATTTACTCTTGCCACCATCGACGCTTATTGTTCAGTTTCAGGGACTGTTGATGGTAATAGTTTTTCGGTAAAACGGACATGCGATGAATGGGGAGGTGGGCAATTCCAAATTTGGTCAGGGAGGGTGGACCCAAAAAATAATAGAATGCAAGGTACCTTTACATGGAAAGGAAACACTTACTCGTTCTCGGGTACTAAAGAAAAATAA